In Pomacea canaliculata isolate SZHN2017 linkage group LG12, ASM307304v1, whole genome shotgun sequence, a single genomic region encodes these proteins:
- the LOC112576915 gene encoding cleavage and polyadenylation specificity factor subunit 5-like has protein sequence MAAHGRTSGWPKGPNSGGPTYRYGSNSSSNQNVSVTLERTINLYPLSNYTFGTKEPLYEKDSSVAARFQRMREEFEKIGMRRSVEGVLIVHEHGLPHVLLLQLGTTFFKLPGGELNAGEDQVAGLKRLLTETLGRQDGAAMDWVVEDTIGNWWRPNFEPPQYPYIPAHITKPKEHKRLFLVQLPEKALFAVPRNYKLVAAPLFELYDNSAGYGPIISSLPQALGRFNFNYK, from the exons ATGGCGGCACATGGTAGAACTAGTGGTTGGCCCAAAGGACCAAATTCAGGTGGACCTACATATAGATATGGCTCAAATTCTTCATCAAATCAAAACGTCAGTGTCACTTTGGAAAGGACCATTAATCT TTATCCCTTGAGCAACTACACATTTGGTACCAAAGAACCCTTATATGAGAAAGACAGCTCTGTGGCAGCTCGATTTCAACGGATGCGAGAAGAGTTTGAGAAGATTGGCATGAGACGATCGGTTGAGGGAGTGCTCATAGTGCATGAACATGGTCTACCCCatgttcttcttcttcagcttggaacaacatttttcaaatt GCCTGGTGGAGAACTGAATGCAGGGGAAGATCAGGTGGCAGGACTAAAGAGACTGCTCACAGAG ACACTAGGAAGACAGGATGGTGCTGCCATGGATTGGGTAGTAGAAGACACCATTGGCAACTGGTGGCGACCCAATTTTGAACCTCCACAG tacccttacatcccagctcaTATTACCAAGCCAAAGGAGCATAAACGTCTCTTCCTTGTACAATTACCAGAGAAAG CCTTGTTTGCCGTTCCCAGGAATTATAAGCTGGTAGCAGCTCCACTGTTTGAGCTTTATGACAACTCTGCTGGTTATGGGCCCATCATCTCTAGTTTACCGCAGGCTCTTGGCAG
- the LOC112576914 gene encoding kelch-like protein 13, with translation MAVKPSGIKTSKHDDASYLCLCSDGKNISVNPSQLSRFSGYFSSLLHSEMKETKTKTVRLKLISSDILQLIINQLARCQKRREEGIEFLEKNQPSMRTLTEILDAADYLDIPILREVCDEFICRTTPVSKLTFEDLLVLNHKYSLTRLGQALVNYMSSHVREICSMEGWLAQLPSALLEDLLASNDTKVMSEWELVVLVEQWLRCGTAARSSDRDKHLEPILRHIRVPEIVRDHEESTVPEGLRPGILTYIMNEIKVYKADPKSYRALHPEQSNIRRPLDVVVSLGTHDSIPSMFFCLPVSYASLTDKDSASVETFRHKLQFSELRHSSFQLPVLCLREFSACSLNNILYIAGGQNSFSDSGQDALTYVFELDLADLRWTEVCQMKDPRCLFYLGALNGHLYAVGGINSTGELSTVERYEPFQDEWVYQAPLPYHIHEHAGCVREGCLYISGGHTGMGHTNAVSCLNPTLGEWVECAPLQCARSYHTMTAFKDQLFVIGGCSISSGEIINVQTCESYSITQNQWTTLETKFPSIYSAALTSFSSDDETVLCFGGYSFLKRHFDTFACIFYVEKGEWQVVPIRFADARMKEVVMTQVKIREKTCMQYFMSTATV, from the exons ATGGCAGTCAAACCATCAGGAATTAAAACTTCCAAACATGATGATGCCAGCTACCTGTGCTTGTGTTCAGAtgggaaaaatatttcagtgaatCCTAGTCAGCTATCTCGCTTTTCAGGatatttctcctctctcttgcaCAGTGAGATGAAagagaccaaaacaaaaacagtacgTCTCAAGCTGATCTCCTCAGACATTCTGCAGCTTATTATCAACCAGCTGGCCCGCTGCCAGAAACGTAGGGAGGAAGGCATCGAGTTCCTTGAGAAGAACCAGCCCAGCATGAGAACACTGACTGAGATCTTGGATGCTGCCGACTACTTGGACATACCTATTCTGCGAGAAGTGTGTGATGAGTTTATTTGTCGAACGACCCCTGTGTCCAAACTGACATTTGAGGACCTGCTTGTCCTGAACCACAAATACTCATTGACAAGGTTGGGCCAGGCGTTGGTTAACTACATGTCCAGTCATGTTCGAGAGATATGCAGTATGGAAGGATGGCTTGCCCAGCTCCCCTCTGCTTTGCTGGAAGATCTCTTAGCCAGCAATGACACAAAG GTGATGTCTGAATGGGAGCTAGTTGTACTGGTTGagcagtggctgcggtgtggaaCTGCTGCAAGAAGCAGCGATCGTGATAAGCATCTGGAACCTATTTTGCGACACATCCGTGTGCCGGAGATTGTCCGAGACCATGAAGAGAGCACTGTGCCTGAGGGTCTGCGCCCTGGCATCCTCACCTACATCATGAATGAAATCAAAGTCTATAAAGCAGATCCTAAATCCTACCGAGCTTTACATCCAGAGCAAAGCAACATTCGGCGGCCATTAGATGTGGTAGTGTCCCTTGGCACACATGATAGCATTCCATCAATGTtcttctgtctgcctgtttcATATGCATCTCTCACAGATAAAGACTCAGCCAGTGTGGAGACTTTTCGACACAAGTTACAGTTCTCAGAACTCAGACATTCCTCTTTTCAGCTGCCGGTATTGTGCCTGCGAGAGTTTTCTGCCTGCAGCCTCAATAACATCCTCTACATTGCTGGTGGACAGAATTCATTTTCAGACAGCGGGCAGGATGCCTTAACATATGTGTTTGAGCTTGATCTGGCTGATCTTCGCTGGACAGAG GTGTGTCAGATGAAAGATCCCAGGTGTCTTTTTTATTTGGGGGCTTTGAATGGTCACCTATATGCAGTAGGGGGAATCAACAGTACTGGGGAGCTGTCCACTGTGGAACGTTATGAGCCTTTCCAGGATGAGTGGGTGTACCAGGCACCTCTCCCATATCACATTCATGAGCATGCAG GCTGTGTGAGGGAAGGCTGTTTGTATATTTCTGGAGGCCATACCGGCATGGGTCACACAAATGCTGTCTCCTGTTTGAACCCCACTCTTGGTGAGTGGGTCGAGTGTGCTCCACTTCAGTGTGCCCGGTCCTACCACACGATGACAGCCTTCAAGGACCAGCTCTTTGTGATTGGAGGTTGCAGCATTTCCAGTGGAGAAATTATAAACGTGCAG ACTTGTGAAAGCTATAGCATAACCCAGAACCAGTGGACAACCCTAGAGACCAAATTTCCATCTATCTATTCTGCAGCTCTCACTTCCTTTTCATCTGATGATGAGACAGTTCTATGTTTTGGTGGCTACAGTTTCTTGAAGCGACATTTTGACACGTTTGCCTGCATTTTCTATGTGGAGAAAGGAGAATGGCAGGTTGTACCAATTCGCTTCGCAGATGCACGAATGAAAGAAGTAGTGATGACACAGGTGAAGATCCGTGAAAAAACGTGCATGCAGTACTTTATGTCCACTGCAACAGTATGA